One window from the genome of Acidobacteriota bacterium encodes:
- a CDS encoding DmsE family decaheme c-type cytochrome — protein MRILKLALVLLFSTSVSLPFLSSKLVTFIRGSKSPQPVATATVNAGSVEAATLPFSTNPEEYVGSSSCAECHTNQAAHYQTTAHRKTITPNGKPEAMGCEACHGGAKAHVEYYQTVQKLNKEGKEAEASALLSDETRAKAAQMVALDKLSPAAASASCLKCHEGSQGRSEERFNYRRSEHGRHGVTCIDCHSSHSPKRTEFLLRDDQPNGCYKCHQDQKAAFARPFHHKVPEGAIKCSDCHNQHGGFQAKQLRSWAGGDNSCLKCHTDKAGPFAFEHAPIKVEGCQACHTPHGSTNPKLLKRSEIRFLCLECHSNTPGLPEEGTGLGPPTPSFHDITQLRIQNCTNCHFMIHGSNIDPFLRR, from the coding sequence ATGCGAATTCTCAAACTCGCGCTTGTGTTGCTATTCTCGACCTCGGTTTCGCTGCCATTCTTGTCATCCAAGTTGGTGACCTTCATCCGAGGTTCAAAATCACCCCAACCCGTCGCCACAGCGACCGTCAACGCGGGCAGCGTTGAAGCTGCGACACTACCTTTCTCAACGAACCCTGAAGAATACGTCGGTAGTTCATCCTGCGCGGAATGCCACACCAACCAGGCGGCGCATTACCAGACGACAGCGCATCGCAAGACCATCACACCGAATGGCAAACCTGAAGCGATGGGTTGCGAGGCCTGTCACGGTGGCGCCAAAGCCCACGTCGAGTATTACCAAACCGTACAAAAGCTGAACAAAGAAGGCAAAGAAGCCGAAGCTAGCGCGCTGTTATCGGATGAAACCCGCGCCAAAGCCGCCCAAATGGTGGCGCTGGATAAGCTTTCTCCGGCGGCGGCTTCGGCCTCTTGCCTGAAGTGCCATGAAGGTTCGCAAGGCCGCAGCGAGGAACGGTTCAATTATCGCCGCAGCGAGCATGGCCGCCACGGCGTTACTTGTATTGATTGCCATTCCTCTCATTCGCCGAAACGGACGGAATTCCTGCTGCGCGATGACCAACCGAATGGCTGCTATAAATGCCACCAGGATCAGAAGGCCGCCTTTGCGCGTCCCTTCCACCACAAAGTACCGGAAGGCGCGATCAAATGCTCTGACTGCCACAACCAGCACGGCGGTTTCCAGGCCAAACAATTGCGGTCATGGGCAGGCGGGGACAACTCCTGTCTGAAGTGCCACACCGATAAAGCTGGACCGTTTGCCTTTGAGCATGCGCCGATCAAGGTCGAAGGCTGCCAGGCGTGCCATACGCCGCACGGCTCGACCAATCCGAAATTGCTCAAACGCAGCGAGATTCGCTTCCTCTGTTTGGAATGCCATTCCAATACGCCGGGTCTGCCCGAAGAAGGCACAGGACTGGGGCCACCCACGCCGTCCTTCCACGACATCACCCAGTTGCGCATACAGAATTGCACCAACTGCCATTTCATGATTCACGGGTCGAATATAGACCCATTCTTGAGGCGGTAA
- a CDS encoding MtrB/PioB family decaheme-associated outer membrane protein — protein MKIIREIKLCSYALLATLLLWPAPAPAQTLAEASDPTITTTKKESAKETDKAGKTDKKADKPASKTTATKQGPDSPGLFKQMKYTFELGGQFTNVSGARPSKFEEFRQVRDGFLFRRLKVVANPEASPAFFRFIGRGPGELDQRYLLDFGKYGDFRTTVEWAGLPHLYTAGARSLYSSTTPGVLTIPDQIQQTLQNTPNADLPAAVRGFVASAPLVSLQVKRQTLKAEQRVHLTEHWSAHLRFMNQRKFGSKPLGTGSYERIGIATGDTFRVIAAELPEQVNYRHNQVTLGTSYTRAKWAVNFDYTYSKFDNRIASLTFDNPFRATDLQATGSGGVFDRAAFSRGIFALPPDNQSNSFLVSGFVDLPHNSRWASALGWSFWRQNEAFVPYTLNSAVVATGLPAGTSITDTKALPRPSLEGAVDIFTQDHVFATQLSKRWTANLHYRSYLNDNQTPEILFPGYAAFGESYWRPNINGKLIENEPLTFRRQTATAEATWNLAKPVNWRFDYKWEGWNRRNRQAGRTNEHSVGTEISYRHSNALSGKLDYHYSDRTPQTYDPGVLEYKLLRLFDQSKRLRQNVNMQWQYHVKPELGIAGTFSYRGDDFDQNFFGLTKYVQGGGSVDLLYTALENTTLYANYSRDRYSSSLNQIAKTAVPFDLNNRWNRDERDVVDSFGAGVTTYLAKEKLFLDLHYALAFGNTRLNTVNPGTPLAGSALNATAFPFPDAKTRFQEVNLDLSYQFTPQVALGVRYLYEPYRLNDYAWDGLSPYPNDALPASQDGRRFLLLDSRYSGHDANTLGIYLRLTR, from the coding sequence ATGAAGATCATCCGGGAAATAAAATTATGTTCTTACGCACTACTTGCAACTCTGCTGCTTTGGCCCGCGCCTGCTCCGGCACAAACGCTCGCTGAAGCGTCCGATCCAACCATCACAACAACCAAAAAGGAGAGCGCCAAAGAGACTGACAAGGCTGGCAAGACTGACAAGAAAGCCGACAAGCCGGCCAGTAAGACCACCGCCACCAAGCAAGGGCCGGATTCGCCTGGTCTTTTTAAGCAGATGAAATACACCTTTGAACTGGGCGGGCAATTCACCAATGTCAGCGGCGCGCGCCCGTCGAAGTTTGAGGAATTCCGGCAAGTCCGCGACGGCTTCCTTTTCCGCCGTCTTAAAGTGGTGGCCAACCCCGAAGCTTCGCCCGCCTTCTTCCGCTTTATCGGGCGCGGGCCGGGTGAATTGGATCAACGGTATCTGCTCGATTTCGGCAAATACGGCGACTTCCGCACGACGGTCGAATGGGCTGGATTGCCGCACCTTTACACCGCCGGCGCGCGTTCGCTCTACAGTTCGACCACGCCCGGGGTGCTGACGATTCCCGATCAAATTCAGCAGACGCTGCAAAACACGCCCAACGCCGACTTACCCGCAGCCGTGCGCGGCTTCGTGGCCAGCGCGCCGCTGGTGAGTTTGCAGGTCAAACGGCAAACGCTGAAAGCCGAACAGCGCGTCCATCTAACTGAGCATTGGAGCGCGCATCTGCGTTTTATGAACCAACGCAAGTTTGGTTCAAAGCCGCTCGGCACCGGCAGCTACGAGCGCATCGGCATCGCCACTGGCGATACCTTCCGCGTGATCGCGGCTGAATTGCCGGAACAGGTCAATTACCGGCACAACCAAGTCACGCTGGGCACGTCTTATACCCGCGCGAAATGGGCGGTAAATTTCGATTACACGTATTCGAAATTCGACAACCGCATCGCCTCGCTCACGTTCGACAATCCATTCCGGGCGACTGATTTGCAAGCGACCGGTTCGGGCGGCGTGTTTGACCGCGCGGCGTTTTCGCGCGGCATCTTTGCGCTGCCGCCGGACAATCAATCGAACAGTTTCCTGGTTTCAGGTTTCGTTGACTTGCCGCACAACTCACGCTGGGCGAGTGCCTTGGGTTGGAGCTTCTGGCGGCAGAATGAAGCCTTTGTGCCTTACACCTTGAACAGTGCCGTTGTCGCCACGGGGCTGCCCGCTGGCACCTCCATCACTGATACGAAGGCGCTGCCGCGTCCGAGTTTGGAAGGCGCGGTGGACATCTTCACGCAAGACCACGTCTTTGCCACGCAACTGAGCAAGCGGTGGACGGCCAATCTGCATTACCGTTCTTATCTCAACGACAACCAGACGCCAGAGATTCTCTTCCCCGGCTATGCGGCGTTTGGCGAATCGTACTGGCGTCCTAACATCAACGGTAAGCTGATTGAAAACGAGCCACTCACCTTCCGGCGGCAAACCGCGACGGCAGAGGCCACCTGGAACCTGGCGAAGCCGGTGAACTGGCGCTTCGATTACAAATGGGAAGGCTGGAACCGGCGCAACCGGCAAGCCGGGCGCACGAACGAGCACAGTGTCGGAACAGAAATTTCCTACCGGCACAGTAACGCTCTTTCGGGCAAGCTTGATTACCACTATTCCGACCGCACGCCGCAAACCTACGATCCGGGCGTGCTCGAATACAAGTTATTGCGACTGTTCGACCAATCCAAACGGCTGCGCCAGAACGTGAATATGCAATGGCAATATCACGTCAAACCGGAACTCGGCATTGCAGGCACCTTCAGTTATCGCGGTGATGATTTCGATCAGAATTTCTTTGGGCTGACGAAATATGTGCAAGGCGGCGGGAGCGTGGATTTGCTCTACACCGCACTGGAGAACACCACCCTTTATGCCAACTACTCACGCGACCGTTATAGCTCTTCGTTGAATCAAATCGCGAAAACGGCGGTGCCCTTCGATCTCAACAATCGCTGGAATCGTGATGAGCGTGACGTGGTGGATAGTTTTGGCGCGGGCGTCACGACTTACCTGGCAAAAGAGAAGCTTTTCCTTGACCTGCATTACGCGCTGGCTTTCGGCAACACCCGGCTGAATACGGTCAACCCCGGTACGCCGCTCGCCGGCAGCGCGCTCAATGCCACGGCTTTCCCGTTCCCGGACGCCAAGACGCGCTTCCAGGAAGTCAATCTTGATTTGAGTTACCAATTCACACCCCAGGTGGCGCTAGGCGTGCGGTATCTCTATGAACCCTATCGCCTGAATGATTACGCCTGGGACGGGCTGTCCCCCTATCCGAATGATGCGCTTCCGGCATCACAGGACGGGCGGCGTTTTCTTTTACTGGATTCGCGTTATTCCGGACACGATGCGAATACCCTGGGGATTTACCTGCGACTGACGCGCTAA